Proteins from one Psilocybe cubensis strain MGC-MH-2018 chromosome 11, whole genome shotgun sequence genomic window:
- a CDS encoding Cytochrome P450 monooxygenase 208, translated as MSSTISTFLTSLSSTDKAVLAAGGVWIVYLLSRSNGGPAPLPPGPRPLPLVGNMFQIPQKDEWPVYEAWAKKYGRPRRDSLPVNTFVTLAVLGPITYLTMLGTPMIVLNSLKAIRELLEERSATYSNRPLMAMKELCDLDWVLTYISGEPHRVRRATVQRYFSGPASVKHRHHQQEESRVLAANLLRRPDALDDHIKQHTSSSILLGTYGYRVSGTDDPIVHEMERSFKQAEELNGPLAFLIEIGPNLKNWPNLLSLSGFRKTVDEIKHVFNACRVDPFKRSRNMIDDGTAVPCFVSTSLDTISSETSLSPIEVEKKEELIMDCASVMYAAATDSTSCTLRCFFALMALHPEVMRRAQEGIDNVTETERLPTFDDWERLPYITAIILEVLRYNTVTPLGLPHGVAKDDIYDGILIPKGSMICANVWLIYHDPEIFPDPYSFKPERFMGENGARGREVMNMTWGFGRRTCPGKQFAEAVLFITVSTVITCFDIEPKRSSTGEAPTLTFYDGFIRRPKPFPMTIRPRSDKWAWLLDP; from the exons ATGTCCAGCACTATATCAACATTTCTGACATCTCTCAGTAGTACGGATAAGGCTGTCCTCGCTGCTGGCGGTGTATGGATAGTGTATCTGCTGTCACGAAGCAATGGAGGACCAGCACCACTTCCGCCGGGACCACGTCCACTTCCTTTGGTCGGCAACATGTTCCAGATTCCCCAGAAAGACGAATGGCCTGTGTACGAAGCTTGGGCGAAGAAATACGGTAGGCCTCGTCGGGACTCATTACCAGTAAACACGTTTGTAACACTAGCTGTACTAGGTCCAATCACATATCTCACCATGCTAGGAACGCCCATGATCGTGCTGAACTCGCTGAAGGCCATCCGGGAGCTTTTGGAGGAGCGATCAGCAACTTACTCGAACCGCCCGCTCATGGCCATGAAGGAACT CTGCGACCTCGATTGGGTCCTCACTTACATCTCAGGTGAACCACACCGCGTCCGGCGGGCGACTGTCCAGCGATATTTCTCCGGCCCGGCGTCTGTCAAGCACCGACATCATCAACAGGAAGAGTCCCGCGTGTTGGCTGCAAACTTGTTGAGACGACCAGATGCTCTCGATGACCACATCAAGCA GCACACCTCTAGCTCGATACTATTGGGGACATATGGGTATCGCGTATCCGGGACTGACGACCCCATCGTCCACGAAATGGAGCGTTCGTTCAAGCAGGCTGAGGAGCTTAACGGACCCCTGGCATTCCTAATTGAAATCGGGCCTAATT TAAAAAACTGGCCGAATCTACTGTCGCTTTCGGGATTCAGAAAGACTGTAGATGAAATCAAGCACGTCTTTAACGCGTGCAGAGTTGACCCGTTCAAGCGCTCAAGAAACATGATC GATGACGGTACAGCTGTGCCTTGCTTTGTGTCTACCTCTCTCGACACAATTTCCTCCGAGACATCTCTCTCTCCAATTGAGGTcgagaaaaaagaagagcTCATAATGGATTGCGCATCCGTCATGTACGCAGCAGCTACGGATTCT ACGAGTTGCACCCTACGCTGTTTCTTTGCTCTCATGGCACTACACCCCGAGGTTATGAGGCGTGCGCAGGAGGGCATTGACAATGTCACTGAGACGGAGAGACTTCCGACTTTCGATGACTGGGAGAGGCTTCCGTACATTACCGCGATCATTTTGGAGGTGTTGAGGTACAACACCGTTACCCCGCTCG GTCTACCTCACGGGGTGGCTAAAGACGATATCTACGACGGAATACTAATTCCCAAAGGCTCAATGATCTGTGCCAACGTATG GCTCATCTATCATGATCCAGAGATCTTCCCAGATCCCTATTCCTTCAAACCAGAACGTTTTATGGGCGAAAATGGCGCTCGGGGTCGGGAGGTCATGAATATGACTTGGGGATTTGGGAGAAG AACGTGTCCAGGCAAACAGTTCGCAGAAGCCGTACTTTTCATTACTGTGTCGACGGTGATCACCTGCTTCGATATAGAGCCGAAACGCTCGTCTACGGGCGAGGCGCCTACGTTGACGTTCTATGATGGTTTTATTAG GCGGCCAAAACCATTCCCCATGACAATTAGGCCTCGATCGGATAAATGGGCGTGGTTACTTGATCCTTAG